A stretch of Archangium lipolyticum DNA encodes these proteins:
- a CDS encoding acyl-CoA thioesterase produces MSEAESTDRYRYFLPITTRWMDNDVYGHINNVTYYSYFDTVANHYLIHEGGLDIVASSVIGLVVESRCTYRAPLAYPDRLRAGLRVEKLGNRSVTYGIGIFKEGEEQAAAHGYFVHVFVDRQSRKAVAMPERLREALARISVT; encoded by the coding sequence ATGTCCGAAGCCGAGAGCACAGACCGCTACCGCTACTTCCTGCCCATCACCACCCGGTGGATGGACAACGACGTCTACGGCCACATCAACAACGTCACCTACTACAGCTACTTCGACACCGTCGCGAACCACTACCTCATCCACGAGGGCGGCCTGGACATCGTCGCCAGCTCCGTCATCGGCCTGGTCGTGGAGTCGCGGTGCACCTACCGCGCCCCGCTCGCGTATCCCGACCGCCTCCGGGCGGGCCTGCGCGTGGAAAAGCTCGGCAACCGCTCGGTGACCTACGGCATCGGCATCTTCAAGGAGGGCGAGGAACAGGCCGCGGCCCACGGGTACTTCGTGCATGTCTTCGTGGATCGCCAGTCGCGAAAGGCCGTGGCGATGCCCGAGCGCCTGCGCGAGGCGCTCGCACGGATTTCCGTGACCTGA